Within Sporosarcina sp. PTS2304, the genomic segment GAACGCAAATGTCAGATTGCATCAAACGACTTAACAGCAAGTCCTCTCGTTTCCTCGAGTTAGTTTCGACTCTGCTATTTTTCGATCAGTTGGACAAGCAAGAGCAAATCGAGAAAGTTCGGATCGTGAAGAATAAACTAAATTTCAGCGAAGCAGAAATGGATCAAGCTTTTGAATTCATTGAAGAGTTACAAGCAGTTTCTGCAGGCTAAAGCAATAGTATTTCTGATTCACATATAAAAAGGATTCTCACGAAGAGAATCCTTTTGTTTGATTACTTATCGCTTTCTCTAACGCCGCTAGTAGAAAAATTATCTTTTGACATTTCTTCAATGTAGACGCTAATTCTTTCCACTGGTGCTCCTGATGTTTCGGAAACAGCTTGTGTGACCTTTTCACAAAGCGCTCGTTTCTGTTCATCTGTGCGGCCTTCTAACATTTTTACAGTTACAAATGGCATTTTACTTCCTCCTTAGCAGAAAATTCAGGTATAGTACTTATAATAACAGAGATAGAGGTGGATTTACATGGCGAATGAGCAAAACGCGAAACCGAAGTTAGGTTTTACAATTATTAAAAATGACCCTACAGATGGCCATAAAGGGTTTGGCATTGGATCTTTGTCACTGGAAAACATTTCTCCTGTCATCATCGATGTGGAAGCAGGGACTGCGCAAGTCGAAATGGGAGCGATGCATGCCCGCAGCGATACAGAGCGCGGCATAAAATTCACGACCAATCGTGAAGATTCAGAGGGCGGAAAACCTTATTGGCTCGTCTGGGTAACTATTGATTACCGCGAAGAAGGCCCATACTACGCAGGTGTCACAGCATGCGAAATGGTCGTTAACCGTGAAAAGCGCCGAGGCTACAAAATATTAGCTGATCACGTAAACCGCATGGATAAATCAATGAAGCGCAACATTATAGTAGATATAATGGATGACCGATCTAAAGCTATTTTAGCGGACTTTTTAAAGAACCATAATGCAGAACTATGGGAACGCAGTAAACCGGAATTGCATGAAGGTTTGCGCACAGAATAAAGATTTATTCCAGCCAGGTTCCAATCAAATAAGTCAAAGATGTGACAAATTATTTTGTCGTCTCTTTGAGGTTGAATGTCGGCATGAAACGAAGTAAACTGAACATACAGCTTTGCTGCTGTGATCTAGGACAACTGGCGCACATACGACTTGTTTGATGAAACCACAAAACCCAAGCGGGCGGATTCATTCAGTTCATGTACGGCAGTCAAAAAGACCTTACCCTCCGCGGATTCGGGGAGTAAGGTCTTTTTCAATTGTAGCGAGTATAGTGTCTCCGCTCATAGCCCGCGCCGTTGCGCTCATAGAACCCATCTCCGCGCTCATAGCCCGCGCCACCGCGCTCATAGAACCCATCTCCGCGCTCATAGCCCGCGCCGTTGCGCTCATAGAACCCATCTCCGCGCTCATAGCCCACGCCACCGCGCTCATACAAACTACCCTCCTTACTCAAAAAATGAAAATGGAAATAACTCTAACTTCGAATTCTCTTCCTTCCCGCTATGCTGCTCTCTCAATGAACGATCAGTACATAACTTCTTCGGCACATCTTTATCCTTCACATACACTAACCGCTGCTTCGGGCATTCATTGACTGCAACACCGCCTGTTTCGATATCTACCACGACGCTTTGGACTCCTTTGGGAGGGAGAAAAGGTTCAGGCGCTGTGCCTGCGTGGACGGCTTCCATGAAATCAATCCAAATCTTTTTAGAAACTGCCTTGTCCTCTAAGCCCTCCAACTGTTTTCCCCGATCGAAACCTGTCCAAATTCCGGCGGTTACTGTTGGAGTGAAGCCGATTAAATATTGATCGGAAATAGTAGTGCCGGATTTTGCTGCGTACGGTCGAGTTTGCTTCGGCCGCATAGACAAGCCGGTTGCTGATAAATAGTCGCTAAATACCGGATCAAACATGCCTGTCATTAAGTGGGTGAGCACAAAAGCGTCTTGGACAGACAAGATCTGCTTCGGTTTCTTCTTCGGGTGTTCATAGATGACTTTGCCAGTAGAATCAGTAATCGACAAAATCATATGAGGTTCTACTTGCAACCCCGTAGAAGCAATTCGGTTGTAGGCAGTGGTCATTTCCAAAAGTGTCACATCTGATGTTCCGAGCGCCACTGCGGGAGATTCGGGAAACGTCACGTCAATCCCGAGACGCTGCGCCATTTTTGTGTAATGTGTATATCCAACGCTTTCCAACGTCTTTACGGCATAAATATTGTCTGAAATCGCCAGTGCTTGCGCCAATGAAATCGGCTTCGCTGCGAACTCTCCATTAATATTGCTCGGTTCATACGTAGAACGTCCTTCATCATACGTAAATAACGTCTTTTCTGCCGTCATAAATGTTAAAGGATTAAATCCGTCTTCCAGTGCAGCTGCATATAAAATCGGCTTCATAGCGGAACCTGGTTGGCGTTTCGCTTGTGTCACACGGTTAAATGAACTGTCCCCAAAGTTTACACCGCCTACCATAGACGTAATAAATCCTGTATTCGCCGCCATCGATACAAATCCAATTTGCAATTCGTTTGCAGGCATCCATTGTTGAATGACTTCTTCAGCTGTTTTTTGATGTTGCTGATTCAAAGTCGTACGAATCGTCCATCCACCTTCTGCCGGAACGCGACCTTTAGCTTCTAAAATATCTTCCGCTTGTTGCCACGCTGCATCCAGAAAATAAGGTGCTACTCGTTTTGTATCTTCCCAACTTTCCGTTTTCAACACAATTTTTTCCGCGACGGCCCGTTCCTTTTGAGATGCTGTAATGAAGTCACCTTTCTCCATTAAATTCAATACTAACAGTTGCCGATTCCTAGACTTTTCCGGGTTAGCCAATGGAGAATAAATGGAAGGTCCTTTCGCAATCGCCGCAATTGTAGCCGCCTCTTCAAGCGTCAACTCCTTCGCCGCTTTCGAAAAATAAAAGCGACTGGCAGCTTCCACCCCGTACATTCCGTGCCCAAAGTACACCGTATTCAAATAACCTTCTAAAATCGTTTCTTTATCATAAAAAACTTCCAGACGATAGGCGAACAACGCTTCATGAATTTTTCGTGTCCATGATTTTTCGTGCGTCAAATATAAATTTCGCGCATATTGCTGTGTGATCGTACTGGCACCTTGCGCTTTACTCATCGTCTTGACGTCTTTAAGCACAGCCCCCGCAATCCGTTTATAATCAAATCCATGATGCGAATAAAATTTCTGATCTTCTGTTGCGACGAAAGCGTCTGCCA encodes:
- a CDS encoding 2-hydroxymuconate tautomerase; translated protein: MPFVTVKMLEGRTDEQKRALCEKVTQAVSETSGAPVERISVYIEEMSKDNFSTSGVRESDK
- a CDS encoding YwhD family protein produces the protein MANEQNAKPKLGFTIIKNDPTDGHKGFGIGSLSLENISPVIIDVEAGTAQVEMGAMHARSDTERGIKFTTNREDSEGGKPYWLVWVTIDYREEGPYYAGVTACEMVVNREKRRGYKILADHVNRMDKSMKRNIIVDIMDDRSKAILADFLKNHNAELWERSKPELHEGLRTE
- a CDS encoding transglycosylase domain-containing protein; translated protein: MKRTDYIKSTNQKKWKKLVLSLSIMLITATVTVMIALRLYAQLLGAPSLSVPKASLFLDHNGHQIGDHFSQQRRYWMKLADMSPFLADAFVATEDQKFYSHHGFDYKRIAGAVLKDVKTMSKAQGASTITQQYARNLYLTHEKSWTRKIHEALFAYRLEVFYDKETILEGYLNTVYFGHGMYGVEAASRFYFSKAAKELTLEEAATIAAIAKGPSIYSPLANPEKSRNRQLLVLNLMEKGDFITASQKERAVAEKIVLKTESWEDTKRVAPYFLDAAWQQAEDILEAKGRVPAEGGWTIRTTLNQQHQKTAEEVIQQWMPANELQIGFVSMAANTGFITSMVGGVNFGDSSFNRVTQAKRQPGSAMKPILYAAALEDGFNPLTFMTAEKTLFTYDEGRSTYEPSNINGEFAAKPISLAQALAISDNIYAVKTLESVGYTHYTKMAQRLGIDVTFPESPAVALGTSDVTLLEMTTAYNRIASTGLQVEPHMILSITDSTGKVIYEHPKKKPKQILSVQDAFVLTHLMTGMFDPVFSDYLSATGLSMRPKQTRPYAAKSGTTISDQYLIGFTPTVTAGIWTGFDRGKQLEGLEDKAVSKKIWIDFMEAVHAGTAPEPFLPPKGVQSVVVDIETGGVAVNECPKQRLVYVKDKDVPKKLCTDRSLREQHSGKEENSKLELFPFSFFE